One genomic window of Candidatus Hydrogenedentota bacterium includes the following:
- a CDS encoding DUF4832 domain-containing protein — MKNSMFLLFSLAALSSFALGEESSTQIIQYRGIRPTDPGGREGLRNPERGWRIETLIADRDAVEVKEPSSHLKHVMPPEFSDQYWILDAERYEPDGLTVAQTYCYLTNSLDTPISAEKLADLQKSLDDVRARGLKALLRFAYERDMSREKGPTLDTILGHMEQLAPVIQKNADIIYVLQAGFVGAWGEWHSSGKGLEQDHKALEAVVSKLLEILPNDRMTQVRVPKYKRWVLNDVPLDAYRVLTAENAHDGSPAARIGFHNDGFLAYNSCGGTWTEAPLFSQPGNPEFDFMTRESPFVPVDGELYWSDIGGKIDGLRAAIRMRLHHYTTFSIAHSYSEREGSMFSIDDWIKTPISSAQVLEATLPLSNGYFEDAQGNEVSRTQFEYIRDHLGYRIELQKAILPREIATANRLDVKIEFINRGFSTFHNPRPVFLVLIDDGRCAAEIPLRDVDPRTWQPYAPGDESYAPLTHTIQASLDLPQGLAPKWYMLGLWMPDASEAIRTNPNYAVRVANGNVPWWRDSKGHYGANVLGAVHVVK, encoded by the coding sequence ATGAAGAATAGCATGTTTCTCTTGTTCTCATTGGCTGCGCTGTCAAGCTTCGCGCTTGGCGAAGAGTCATCTACGCAGATCATTCAGTATCGTGGCATCCGTCCGACCGACCCGGGAGGTCGCGAAGGACTACGGAATCCGGAGCGAGGTTGGCGGATCGAGACGCTGATTGCCGACCGTGACGCTGTGGAGGTAAAGGAGCCGTCGAGTCATCTTAAGCACGTGATGCCTCCAGAATTCAGCGATCAATACTGGATACTCGATGCTGAGCGTTATGAGCCGGATGGGTTGACCGTTGCACAGACCTATTGCTACCTCACCAACTCTCTCGACACACCCATTTCTGCAGAAAAACTGGCCGACCTTCAGAAGAGCCTCGATGACGTTCGCGCCCGCGGTCTGAAGGCGCTGCTTCGTTTTGCGTATGAGCGCGACATGTCGCGAGAGAAGGGTCCAACGCTCGACACGATTCTCGGGCATATGGAGCAGCTTGCGCCCGTTATCCAAAAGAACGCGGACATAATCTATGTTCTTCAAGCGGGCTTTGTTGGCGCATGGGGGGAATGGCACAGCTCGGGAAAGGGGTTAGAGCAGGATCACAAGGCACTAGAGGCAGTCGTCTCCAAGTTGCTCGAGATTCTTCCCAACGACCGCATGACGCAAGTGCGCGTGCCCAAGTACAAACGATGGGTGTTGAACGATGTTCCCCTCGATGCATATCGAGTTCTAACTGCGGAGAACGCGCACGACGGGTCGCCCGCCGCGCGAATCGGCTTTCATAATGACGGTTTCTTAGCCTACAACTCGTGCGGCGGCACGTGGACTGAAGCGCCACTTTTCTCGCAACCGGGCAACCCCGAATTCGACTTCATGACACGGGAAAGCCCGTTTGTGCCGGTGGATGGCGAACTCTACTGGTCGGACATCGGCGGTAAGATTGACGGATTGCGCGCGGCAATTCGGATGCGATTGCATCATTACACGACGTTCAGTATTGCGCACAGCTACTCCGAGCGCGAAGGCTCCATGTTCTCCATTGATGACTGGATCAAGACGCCGATTAGTTCTGCGCAGGTACTCGAAGCAACGTTGCCTCTGTCCAATGGGTATTTCGAGGATGCACAAGGCAATGAAGTGTCGCGCACGCAATTCGAATATATTCGGGACCATCTTGGTTACCGTATTGAACTCCAGAAGGCGATTTTGCCGCGTGAGATCGCGACCGCCAACAGGCTGGACGTGAAGATTGAGTTCATCAATCGAGGATTCTCGACCTTCCACAACCCGCGTCCAGTATTTCTGGTGCTTATCGATGATGGCCGGTGTGCGGCCGAGATACCGTTGCGCGATGTGGACCCCCGAACGTGGCAACCGTATGCCCCCGGCGACGAATCCTACGCACCCCTGACACACACTATTCAGGCATCGTTAGACTTGCCGCAGGGTCTTGCGCCCAAATGGTACATGTTGGGGCTTTGGATGCCCGACGCGTCCGAAGCGATTCGTACGAATCCAAACTATGCCGTGCGTGTTGCCAACGGAAATGTGCCTTGGTGGAGAGACTCCAAAGGGCACTATGGCGCGAACGTGCTCGGGGCCGTCCACGTGGTCAAATAG